The window AGATATATTGAAAACTACATAAaagtgcttttgtttttttattcaattgatTCTTTATCGATTTTCTTAATGGTCTCTTATTGGTTTATTATAGGTTCAGGCGTTCAGCCTCagttttttatataattagtggATTGATTCGAGTGCTAAGAACTATATTTCTAATTCTATGCAGGGATATGCCTTACTATCCAAAGTAGGAAAGAAAACAAGAGTAAAGTTTAAATGGCTAACCAAATGAAGTCTGAAGTTCATATGATCGACAAATACAAAATCATTATAGATATGATTCCAATTAGACATTATTAATACTATAGATTCTCCATTTACTTTTAAAAACATTATTTATCTATTGATCCTGAAGGgtataattttaattttgaaaacaaatttGTTGATGTTTATAAAGATAATATTTTAGTTTGTACTGGATATTTATGTAATTATCTTTATagacttaatttggaatttgtATTTGGGAAATTCATTTTCACCTACATGTGAGTGTTGTACCAAAACGTAAAATCTAAAGTGAAAGATTCCTTAGGTTTAGTGAATGTGAGGTGGGTTAGAAGTAGTGACAAAGAGAGGTAAAGTGATCAACCAAAATGCGGGCAACGCTAGGGGTGTCATAGGTAAGCACCCTTCTCAGAATGCATATATTAGACACTATAAAGAACACTGTCCAATATGAATACTGACAATCATATGATAATATCCACTATTACGATCACCATGCTAAATATAGGATTGCCCTGATTTTTTAAACCAGAAGTTTTCAAATTTTCTTCAACATCAAGAAGTCAATGAAGAGAATAATtgtgggtaaattacacgtcacccttTGGTTCTTAAACGAAAATCATATCAcctcttggtttttgaaaaaactcaaatcacccatagtttagaccctaatatgacaaattagtctttACCGTTAGTTTtgtgttgttaagtgatgatgtcagccagttaaataactttaaatctctaaactacctttgaccaacgttgaagatgaaggaagtgtagtattataaatttaactctaatgttttagtacaagggtaacatagtcatttcacaccaataactaacagtagactaacaccgttaccatagaggggatgatttgagttttttcaaaaatcaaagggtgatttgagtttcgtttcaaaatcagggggtgatgtgtaatttaccttaTAATTAATAACATTTGAAATAGAActaaagtttccctccacccatagaggacggttcacccaccatcctcgGGTCCACAAACCATTCCTAGGGTTTTGTATGTTTCAAACTCAATACCCCTTTTCGCCCTCAATCCTTTGATATATTATTATCCAAGAGGACCAAGACCTTCGGAGTAGGGGTTAAAAACACCCAAAACTGTAATCGTCAAAATAATTGATCTTTTATAACTCAAAGATTTACCAAAAACTTCTTTATTCCAAAGTTGAAACAACCAAACATCGCATCAAACTAGTAATCTTAACGAACAATTAGGACAACCCAACATATAGAAAAGTTAGGATAAGAGAAATGAAAACAAggaagaacactttttagatcGGATGGTGAAATCTAAGAGCTTCCACAAAGCTAGGTTTGGTAGATCAAGTATCATCATAGGTTATGTGGAAACCCAACTCAGCTTCATGAATATGTATGTGTTATTATTGTTCACTTATTCCTCAAGTTGGCCACCCAAGCTGACCATTTCTCATCACAGACCAAAACCCACTTGTCTCCCAAAAGGACTTCCAACACATTATATCCTCATAGAATTTCTATGGCCACCGGTCCAATAATTATCgcctccaattcgctgtccgTTTCAATTTCCTCTAACTCCTCACATAGGAgaagaaatgaccaccctaccccttttGCAAATTGGCAAACCAGAGGATCTAATTGTATTTGCCAAACAAGATGGATCAAAAGAGGCAACATGTCTCGACCTCACAAAGTACTTCATTCTCGATCAAGCTCCTTCTTTTTATCATGTTTTTACTAGGGTAAAAGAACGCTAATAGCTAGGTTATGTGGTTCTTGCACTTAGACATAGCATCGTGTAAAATTATTGCTTAGCCTCTAGTGCTGAACTAAAAAACTTCATTCAGTTAAATGCTCTTGCACACACTCTTATTGACCCGTGTTGATGCAAATGTTACACGACTAGATAATGATCTATTGCCCTTtttattaaaaggaaaaatcttTTTGAGCAAGCGGTATAGCCTATGGCTATTcagatctttatttttttaaattaaggaGAGTGTTTCTTGTCTAAATAGCATAGCCTACACCGACATGAAACACCCAATGAATGCTCTCAGACAGGAATCAtttaaaagggcaaaaatgtcatttcaagagagggaggagagagaaagagagaggggagcGCGGCTACACTCCTAGACATGAATTATTTTCCCTGTTTTTATTAGGAAAAAGATTCTCTGAGCTGTTGGGGTAGGGTACGCTAGCACTTCCGAATCTACCTCTCTCCTACTTGTATGAAGTAACCTTGTTGCTCTTCAGTGTACAATAATGTTTTGCGCTCCCCTACACCAAGTCTCTCcctttttattaattattttgaggagaaagaaaaatgaatagaaaaatatCTGTGAGGGTGTAGGCTACCTTGCTTGCTCAGATGaccctcttatttttattattcacATCTTGCTTGCgatagaaaattttaattttcatcatttCAAACTGGAATAATCTAGGGTAGGAATGGATGATATGtgcttatctctttgagatcaATAATGACTACTGACTACAGTGGATGAGAATCAGTGGTTTCCTCATGAAAGtttgaaaccctagaattttCCGATACCAaaaggatccacatcctctacttccaaagattgtacttccatcctacttccatgaGTTCTTACTGTGCCACCTGGCCTGGCCTGACATGCATCTAAtggttgagattaaaaaaattcaaatttttttgaaaatctaacGATATCCTTTTTGAACCACTTTAAATCCCAAAACAAACCCACCCACCGGTTCAActcatcaacccaaacccatttcactcaaactaaacccaaacctctCATCTACCTAAGGGTTTCAGATCGTTTAGAAAAttcccaaatccaaaaccaTCGCTCCCTTCTTCTCTACTTCCAACAGAACTGTCGACGATACACCGGCTCAGAGGGCAGAGAGGTTCGATGGTCAGAGGGGTTCCTTGTAAGTGGGATGTTCAGAGGGGTTCGATGTTAGAGAGAGAGTAAATGGGGAGTAATACCTGAATCTGTTTTGTGATTCAATCTAAGCTGTTACGTCTCAAATTCCATGATCAATTGCTtctaaaaaaccaaaattagtttttaattgtCAACAATAGCGTATAACTCACCAAATGTTGAACCCCATGCTTATATGCAGAATTGCAGAAATGAGGGACATTAATGAGGAGATCCATTTGTAAGTTGTTCTTGCACTTTCCTCCCTGATGccaatacaaaagaaaagagatttacACAGAAAACAGATCTGCCATTTTCCATTCCTGTTAAAACTTTAATCTACAAAATCCACTTTCTCAATGGAAATTTTCGGCGCCAAAACTGGTTCTCTGTATATGAAAgcagaggaggaaagaaataaaaagaaaagatgaaaaggGGATCGTTAATCTTCTTGGAGGCACCTTAGATCTTATATACTGTCTCACTGCTCCATTTCTTCCACAACCccccattttcttctccctctctaatgGTTTCTGCAACTAAGAACCTTCAACCACAAACCCACAAACTTCACTTCAAAACCCATAAAAGCTTAATTTCTTCAAACCCTTTAACTATTTCATTCCCACGATAGAAACCCAAAAGTTTTATTTTCAATCTAAggggtcttcttctttttcttccaacttTTAATGAGCTGGGTCTCCTCAATTCAACCTCAAAACTCTAAGTTTAAGCTTCTGGGTATACACCTAACATCTGAGCCGGTGTATCGTCGTCGGCAGTTCTGGTGGAAgtacagaagaagaagggaaggtcTGTTCGTTGGAGAGGTTGGGACGTTGGATTCTCAGATGTgttgatgggtttgggttgggtgaGTTTGTTTTGGGGTCTAAAGTGGTTCAAATAGGATGGCATGAgggtttcaaaaaattttgaattttttcaatcTCAACCGTTAGACGTTTGTCAAGCCAAGTAGCACATTGGTAGCTCATAGAAGTAGGATAGAAGTACAAGcattggaagtagaggatgtggatccagaCCAAAACCAATGGAACTTTCTATTCTACCATCTCCCCAAACTTTGGGGATAGGTTTTCTGCACAGTGAAGCCCTTAGGTAAAGGGATTCCTCCTTCACCCAtccagaaagagaaaaaaatcaatacaaaagtaaaattaaaatttctctAATCATTGGCAAATACTGCTAGTTGCAATTAACTAAAATGTTTACTAgctataataattaaaaatttctTTGCTTTGCAGCCAAATAACTTGGATTTGAAACACAAAATTACTAtccttacccccccccccccccaaaaaaaaatcactatagCACTAAAAAATCTATTCGAAATTTTTTATAATCATATATAGATTTTAAGTTAGCAAATTGGTTAATATCATGACTATAGAAGCTcccatcattttttatttttatttttttttcattttggtcGTTGCAGATTGAAACGTAGCAACCGGAAAATTTAAACCAGAATGAAATGGGCTAAAAAACCACAATCTGAAATGGAAGATTCTATGGGTACATTTCATATTGGGCCCAACATTGCCCATGGTCTCTACTAGAATTTGTTTTGAACCAGCATCTCTTCCCCACACGGAAAAATATCACTTCATTTTcctgcccgtcaatttcctcaattccctctaatagacgaaggtggaccccacccggggcAATGTGTTCAGGCAaaggatagggtggtcatttctgccactctattagatggaattgagaaaattgaggagcagacaaattgaggggatCTCCCACACTcccccaaagaaagaaaaaaaaacagaagaaagatgGTTCTAATCAAAGTTTAGAAATTCGAACTCAGTTAGAGGATCAATCTCCATTGATTCTTATGTAAATTGTTCTAAATTTGGTCGAGAATTTGTTAGACTCGGCTGCAATCATCTGGACTCGGTCTGACTCATTTGGACTCATCATTCTTAGAATCAAGTTTAATTGAAATCGGTTATGGTCGATTCCAAGTCGAATGAGTAACCAATTCTACTGACTCCAATTTGAACTTTAAAAGCGTGTTGTTTTGTCTTGATTTAAAATTGCTAAATGAATACTCACTATGCAAATCAAAGGATTAAAAGCAAAATATGTAAAAATTTAACGGTTGATTTGTATCTTTTAAATTCGAACATTAAGATCTGTCGGTAGACCAATCTTTGGTGTCTATCATGATTTAAAATGTTAATTGTATAGTTATAATCCAAAATATTAGATAAATTATACATAGATACCCCTAAACATTAGTTAGTaccgagttttcctccacccacggaTCCCATTCACGAGGGGCAGGGGGGGAGGGTGGGAAGGgtatcgagagggtattttggaacatacaaaaatcttaggatggtgggtgaaccgtcctccaTGGGTGGAGAAAATTTGTTCCTACTAGTTATCTTAGATGTAattcacccccacccccacccccaccccccaccctccaccctccaccctccaccctccaccctccaccctccaccctccaccctctaaataaaaagaagggttAATGTTATTTGTGCCGCAACGCAGCCTGCCTGCCATTCAggaggcagggtggtcatttcgcccacccccatgtgtctgggtgcagcttGCGGCCCCAAtacagagaacatttgaccaTAAAAAATCCATGAAAAAAGTGCAATGGTGTGGCATTTTCAAATCTGATCCTcaagaaaagccctaaccacCTCACGGTGAATCATGAATCAgcatggttttaggaattggtattggCCCTATCGGTTACCATAATCTTGGAtggtaaaaattaaaataataaataataaaacatatcGGAATCTTGAAATACAAGACCTAATATGAGGGATACGCATACGTATCAATATCTGTTTCGGAATCAGCCGATACCGGATTTGATACCGTGAAGGCGTGAACTAAATAAAACCATCTGAATCAGTGAATCAACTCTGGTCTGCCGCGAGTTAGTCAATCGTTATTAAATCCCACGCGCCATATttattatatgtatatataaagaAGTAGGGTATAGACTACGCTACATTCAAATCCAATCCCAATAAAGCATAAGGTACTAAAGGTTTGCACCATTTTAACCCCtcattttcaattttccattttcccGCTCCCAGAAATGTTTGTGAGCTGCCAAAGCCAAACAGTGGAGTAGtgtggaggaggaagagaccAGAGAGCAGAAGTTTTGCCGATGAGCTtcggtttttgtttttctcctcTGTAAAAAGCCCTAACTATTAAAGTTGAAACCTAACTGAAAAAGGGCAACACTACGACTAGGGATGACGACGTGGCAGCTGTTTTCCGAGGCCGGGAATAATTTCCGGTGGGAGATTTCTGTCCTACCGTCTGAAACCAGACCAGAAGAATCTCGCGGAACCCTAATTTTACGAGATGATCACCCCGATCCCCGTCTCCCTTCCATGGCGGATCTTTTGTTTCAAGGTAAGAACCTCTATCGCTCCCTCTGATATTCTCGTTCGTTCTTGTTCAATCTGTCCATGAGCCTATCAAGACTCTTAGTGGCACCTTCTGCAGGATCGTCAAAGCTCATGCAGACCAAAGCCGGAGGCAATGATGGTCTTCCGATGTTCCGCACTGGATCGGGGAAATCGGTTGCAGTAAAACAGTCTTCCCTATTGAAAGCATTATCCGTCCTCGGCGAGGAGGATGCCGCAAGGAATGGTGGGTagcttttttcttctcttattcttttctaaaaatttttaTACGAACTTATTTgacctgatttttttttcacgCATGTACAATTTAATCTTTGTCGTACTTACTTAAATTGACTAAGCTGAAATGCTGCACGCAAAAGTGGGGAGTTTCTGAGTTAATAATGTGATGTGATGAATTTTTTTGGTCTTCCAATTCCTTTTGTTCCTTCTCATGATTTTATGTCTTTTAGTTCAGCATTTGAGTTTCATTTTGAATAGAGTACATCCGTTAACAGTTTCCATTCCTATATCTTTGGTGATATAATTTGCTATCTCCAATAAAAAGGCTGAACTCCTTTGGTTTTGTGTCATATAGGTGAAGTGTGTGCCACAGAAGATAGGCACTGCTTCTCTAATTCTCATTTCCGAACAGGCTCTGGGAAGACAGTGAGTGTATCTTCTGCTGGTCTCCTCATAGCGAAGACATTGCTGGGTTTGGAGGAAAACAATAATCACTTCAATTTTCAAGGTCTTGGAAATATAAGGAACTTGCCAACTACTGATGAATTGAATTCTTTTGGGAACTCATCGAATTTGGAGATTAGAGCTGGTTTGCACAAGAACAGGAGTCTAGCTGCTACATCAGTTCCAAGGGATCTGGTTCGTTTTCCAACTGAACTGTATTCATCAGAAAGTGATCCACAGAAACAGACAGTTCCTGACCTTCGACTATCTGTGGGAAGTAAATCTTCTCCTATCCCATCTCCAATCAAGTTCCAAACTGCAGGTGGAAGATCTATTTCTGTTTCTAGTGATGCATTGCACCGTGCGAGATGCCTTCTCGGTGATGCAGAGTTGGGCAATTTACCAAATGAGGGAACTGGAGATGATtcactgttttcaattttcaaagagAAAACATTTGGTGAGATTCCATTGAACAAAGAAAATGATTCTTACGCTCCCTGTTTGCAGCAAAATGCTCATGCATCAAAAACCTTCCGATCCCCTATGGGTCTGATTTCAAGCCAAAAGCAGTCAATAGCTTCGGCAGAGGACAACAATTCTGGGAGTAACTCACCAAAGAAAGTTGGTTCAAATAGCTTCATACATGAGGAAACATTTACAACAACCAGTAATATATTTAGTAagcaaaaatcttcaaaaagtGAAGATTCTGAGCCTTTTGTGCCTGTTAAACATCCATTGGGAAAGGATAGTTGCTCAAGAATGTCTCCACTAGCAAGGTCTTTGGGCAGGCCATTGGTTGATATTTCGAACAACATTGGCCATGCTAATTCAAATCAGAAGCATACTCCTTGTGAAAAGAAGAGATTTGGAAGGAAAAGCTCTATATCTCCATTCAAAAGGCCGCGCAACTCCCGGTTTGTTCTCCCCTTAAATAAAACTCACTTTCAGTGATTTACTGTGTAACATTTTCTGATCTATATACTCTTCAGGTTCATCACTCCATTGACCAGCacaatttctcttcttcctactGGTAAAGAGTTGAAAATGCTGTCTTGATAGGCTGTATTTGTTCTTGTCTTATGCTTTCTTATGGATGTGTTTTCATTTTTAGGTCCAGCTGCATTGAAAATGTCTGAAGGTTCATGTTACAAAATGAAGGTTTCCACTCGGTATCCATTTGAGGCTGAAAGAAAGACTGTAAAAGAATTTTTCCGGGGGCCCCCTTGCTACCAAAAGTTGGTATGACATACGACGccttattttttcttatatatagaTTTCTTTGTGACACTGATTCTATATTATTGTACTTGAATCTATCTAGTTAGAGCATGTGCCCGATCAGGTAAAGTTCATGAATGCAGATAGCGCAGAAAAGTATATGTTCTGTGACAAATCTGGCTCAGATGTGACTGGAAGAGAGGCTTTTCATCACATGCTGTCAAAATCTGGAGCTTCCACGCTTAATGCTTCCAAAGAGTAAATATTGCCactctttctttccttcataAATTTTTGCCCCGTGACCATGGTAGAAGTGTTTATTTCTGCACACTATTTTTAACTAATTTGGTATTATGGAACTGGTTCTTTGAAGTTAGTCCTGTTGATCGTGGACCTATGCTTTCTTGGACCTTTTATTTGTGATGCAAGTTATAGGGATGTAAAACATAATGTAAGAATTACAATACGATTTTATAGATATAAATTTCTATGCATTTCTCATAAAAATGAATTTCTATAAATTTTTCACATTTCATACTAGATGAGCATGGAAATGCTTCATCCTTTGTTAAGGGGTTAATGTCACAATGCAACTGTGCACTATTTAGGTGAATTTTGACACTGTATCTGGGCACCATTGATTTCCCCCACCCTGTGTAGGTGGGTTGCAAATCATTACAAGTGGATAGTTTGGAAACTGGCATGTTATGAAAGATGTTATCCTGTTGAAGCTTCTGGTAGATATTTAACTGTGTCCAATGTCATTGAGGAACTGAAATACAGGTAATTATAAAGCTAACTAGTTATATTGGAAGAGTAAGCTATGACATCTATAAGAACCATGTACTATGCCCTTGGATAATAGGTATGAGAGAGAAGTAAATCATGGTCATAGATCTGCAGTCAAAAGAATTGTGGAAGGGGATGCATCACCTGCTTCAATGATGGTACTGTGCATTTCAGCCATTCGTTCCTACCCTGAACCTAAGCTTGAGACAAGACATCCTATGCCTTCACATGAAGATGCTAAAAAGATTAGTGGCTCAAATTGGTTTGAGAACAGTAATGTTGGAAAAGTAGAGCTGACGGATGGGTGGTAAGCTTGTGCCTCTTCTTGCACAAATATGTAAGCACTTTGTTTTTACATGGCATAGCTGTAGAATTGGTAAATTCTTTATATCATTCTATTGTTTGTCATGTAGGTACTCATTGGATGCCCTTTTGGATGTCCCATTGTCAAAACAGCTTCTTGCTGGAAAATTGTTTGTGGGTCAGAAACTTCGGGTACtactctgttttgagttttcatAATTTGGACTAGGTTAGAGTTCTTTGAAGtgagttcttttctttcttacaATTTACTTTTGTGCATTCCGAAGGTTTGGGGAGCAGGTTTGTCTGGCTGGGCTGGACCAATTTCACCCCTTGAGGTTCTTAGCTTAACTTGTGTCTTCCATTGAAACTTTaatacttgaaaattttaatgtaTATCCCAATAGTTTTGGGCTCTTGCTTCTGTTTTCAGGGTTCTACGGAAGTTCATTTACTGTGCCACATAAATGGGACATATAGAGCATGTTGGGCAGATCGTTTGGGGTTCTGTATGCTCTGTTAAATTTGAGATGGCTTTTATTTGGATCTACCTTACACTCTCTTGCTGCAGCCATTTAATTTGTGCCTTCTATTTGATTTTTCTAGGCAAGGGTCTAGGCTCCCCATTGGCTTTTAGGTGCATcaagggtggtggtggtatggTCCCTAGGACATTAGTTGGAGTCACACGAATCTACCCAGTTCTTTACAAGGAGAGGTAATTAATGATTTATAATTTGATTATGTTGTACTTGAAGCTTATCTGGTGCTTGTGATATGGTACAAATTACTTACACTTTCTATCATTTAGGTTAAATAATGGAGGTTCTGTTGTGAGGTCTGAAAAGATGGAGGCTAAAATGGTCCAATTGTACAACCAGAGGTGACTTTTCTTAGTTTGAAACTTTTGAAGAATCCTTGTCTGCAGCATTTTTTTGATCTGTACCTACTCTGTTGGGCCAGAGGGAAGGTGAGGACGAGGAGGCTCGAACCCGAGACCTCCTGGTAGGATGGGCTTTACTGCACCACTCACTACCAATTGCGCGGCAGTTGTCCTAAAATGAATATATCGTCTGCAGATTGTTCTTCTAATGTTCATAATTTCATAAGATCATGCCATGAGCATCATCTTCCCGCTAGACAATGTTATCTTAACTTTACTGGTTTCTAATGCTTTCTGTATAAATGAATTTCCTATCTTCTTGGTTTTTGTGCCTGCATGCATCTTTAAATTGAAAGCATGTCTTTGAATTGGAAGCACATGGATGCACTATGCTATCTTGGTACCATTATGCTTGAAGACATGTGAATTGCATTTTCATTTGTTTGGGAGTCGAGTGTTGCTAATCCGTGCAAAACTAGTTCATGTGTCGATTTTATGTATTTTAGGTTTTCATTTCATGACATGACAGATTTACCACTTTGATTGGTTAATATTTGTGTTCTTTAGTCAAAGACATGCCCTGAGCATCATCTTCCC is drawn from Telopea speciosissima isolate NSW1024214 ecotype Mountain lineage chromosome 1, Tspe_v1, whole genome shotgun sequence and contains these coding sequences:
- the LOC122647375 gene encoding protein BREAST CANCER SUSCEPTIBILITY 2 homolog B-like isoform X3, with protein sequence MPQGMVGEVCATEDRHCFSNSHFRTGSGKTVSVSSAGLLIAKTLLGLEENNNHFNFQGLGNIRNLPTTDELNSFGNSSNLEIRAGLHKNRSLAATSVPRDLVRFPTELYSSESDPQKQTVPDLRLSVGSKSSPIPSPIKFQTAGGRSISVSSDALHRARCLLGDAELGNLPNEGTGDDSLFSIFKEKTFGEIPLNKENDSYAPCLQQNAHASKTFRSPMGLISSQKQSIASAEDNNSGSNSPKKVGSNSFIHEETFTTTSNIFSKQKSSKSEDSEPFVPVKHPLGKDSCSRMSPLARSLGRPLVDISNNIGHANSNQKHTPCEKKRFGRKSSISPFKRPRNSRFITPLTSTISLLPTGPAALKMSEGSCYKMKVSTRYPFEAERKTVKEFFRGPPCYQKLLEHVPDQVKFMNADSAEKYMFCDKSGSDVTGREAFHHMLSKSGASTLNASKEWVANHYKWIVWKLACYERCYPVEASGRYLTVSNVIEELKYRYEREVNHGHRSAVKRIVEGDASPASMMVLCISAIRSYPEPKLETRHPMPSHEDAKKISGSNWFENSNVGKVELTDGWYSLDALLDVPLSKQLLAGKLFVGQKLRVWGAGLSGWAGPISPLEGSTEVHLLCHINGTYRACWADRLGFCKGLGSPLAFRCIKGGGGMVPRTLVGVTRIYPVLYKERLNNGGSVVRSEKMEAKMVQLYNQRRSMIAEGVMSEFQKDIDCPHRKSEDSEEGAKILKILETAAEPEVLMAAMSSEQLTYFATYQAKQEAMRQSDMQKKIEKAIENAGLSGRDVTPFLRVRVVGLTSKYCHRKGCMRDGLITIWNPTGRQQSELAEGQAYTVTGLKALNSDSDTIYLHARGSTTSWQPLSPLATECFEPFFTPRKSVSLSNLGEVPLAREFDIAAVVVYVGEVYTSGHQKRQWVFVTDGSISGPELHSEGSADCLLAVSFCLPDTDNDSSALINRNLEGSTVGFCNLVKRSRDKMNHLWVAEATENSTYLTSYDFPGCSHLKEAASCARKWAKISYLTIQKLRERVLIIIGGCDS
- the LOC122647375 gene encoding protein BREAST CANCER SUSCEPTIBILITY 2 homolog B-like isoform X5, translated to MGLISSQKQSIASAEDNNSGSNSPKKVGSNSFIHEETFTTTSNIFSKQKSSKSEDSEPFVPVKHPLGKDSCSRMSPLARSLGRPLVDISNNIGHANSNQKHTPCEKKRFGRKSSISPFKRPRNSRFITPLTSTISLLPTGPAALKMSEGSCYKMKVSTRYPFEAERKTVKEFFRGPPCYQKLLEHVPDQVKFMNADSAEKYMFCDKSGSDVTGREAFHHMLSKSGASTLNASKEWVANHYKWIVWKLACYERCYPVEASGRYLTVSNVIEELKYRYEREVNHGHRSAVKRIVEGDASPASMMVLCISAIRSYPEPKLETRHPMPSHEDAKKISGSNWFENSNVGKVELTDGWYSLDALLDVPLSKQLLAGKLFVGQKLRVWGAGLSGWAGPISPLEGSTEVHLLCHINGTYRACWADRLGFCKGLGSPLAFRCIKGGGGMVPRTLVGVTRIYPVLYKERLNNGGSVVRSEKMEAKMVQLYNQRRSMIAEGVMSEFQKDIDCPHRKSEDSEEGAKILKILETAAEPEVLMAAMSSEQLTYFATYQAKQEAMRQSDMQKKIEKAIENAGLSGRDVTPFLRVRVVGLTSKYCHRKGCMRDGLITIWNPTGRQQSELAEGQAYTVTGLKALNSDSDTIYLHARGSTTSWQPLSPLATECFEPFFTPRKSVSLSNLGEVPLAREFDIAAVVVYVGEVYTSGHQKRQWVFVTDGSISGPELHSEGSADCLLAVSFCLPDTDNDSSALINRNLEGSTVGFCNLVKRSRDKMNHLWVAEATENSTYLTSYDFPGCSHLKEAASCARKWAKISYLTIQKLRERVLIIIGGCDS